CTGAAACAAGGTATAATGAATCAAATGCTGTTGGACGTGGACTTGAACAAGTCGCAAGTGTTGCTGAGATATCTATAGAAACTTTACTCCACTCTGGGCTTAACACTCTTGAGCAAATAAATGAAACATCTGACGAAGAACTTATTGAAAAGTTAGGTATTTCTGAATCTCAAGTTAACGACTTACGTGCAGCTGTTAACTTTCTTAGTACAACAGCTACCGTCGATAGCAATAAAAAGAAAAAAGAAGTAGAAGCAGAACAAGCAAAAGATAACGAAAATAACCCAGCTGATACAGCAGATTACTAGATAAGATGGATAAAAAGCATATTCCTATTCGAATGTGCACCATATGTAAGACTCGTACTGCTAAGCATCTGCTAAAACGATATATTCTTTTCCAAGAGGAAAATATATTTCATACTGATGAAAAACAATGTATGTTTGGAAGAGGATGGTATGTATGCTCAAAAAAAAATTGCTGGGAAAAATTCCGGAGATTCCGCGTTAATGGTCGGAAACGTAAGGGAGACTAGTTCATGATAAATGATAAAATTAAAGTTAAAGATCTTGCAATAGAGCTTGGTGTTTCAACTAAAGATCTTTTACGTGTTTTACGAGAACTTGAAATTTCTGCAAAAAGCACAATAAGTAATATATCAATAGAAGATTTACCTAAAATTCGTGCACAATTTAATACTCCTAATACAAATAAGGAAGAAGAACGAAGACAAATACAACCTGGTGTAATATTAAGACGTAAACGTCAACAACCTTCTACTAACCAGACAGATATTAAACTTAATCCAGTTGATACTAATGTTAGTGAATCTACTATACAAACAGAAAATCTTATATTAGAAAATAAAAATACATTATCCCCTCATATAGAAGAAACAACTGAAAAAATACCTGCTACAACAAATGAAATATTATATAATTCTCAAATAGCAAAAATAGTTCAATACCCTACACCTAGTGTCCCTAATAAAACTTTAACAACAACACCACATCAAACAAAAAAAAATCATTCTGAAAAAGATGTGTTAGAGAGTCATGACTCTTCTAATAAAAACATCAAACAATCTTCATCTCAAAACACAGAAAAAACTAACCGTAAACCTGCGGCTTCTGCTATCCCTGAAGGATCTTCAGCTCCAAGTTTACTGCCTCCAGTTTCTGAACAAATACGTCGTTTACACGATGAAGAGACTGAAAACTCTTCTAGTGAAGAAAAAAATGTTGATATACAACAAAAAGAAATCCCATCAACACAAGTGCGGGTTATTTCAAAGCCTAATATTACACAGTCCCACTCTTGGGATGCCAATAATACACGTTCTTCTAGTGGGCAACGGACTGAAACTGAAAAACAATCAAATACTGCCCCTCATACTGATAGTAGAGAACATACTGGTCATAATAAACGACCTGTTTCATACCAAGGACAAAATAGAAATAATTTTATTGCTACTCCTGATACAATTCCTAATGTAGAACATGATGGACAAAACAAGAAAAAGCGTCATACTAGCCGTAGGTCAACAGAGTTTAACCATAAATTTCAATATAATAATGAAGATGATGATATATCACGCCAAAATCGTGGAAGAAAACGTCATAAACAAAAAACAACATCTCAGGTAACAACACAACCAATAAAACTAACAAAACGTAAAATTCGTGTAGAAGAAGCTATTAGAGTTGCTGATATGGCCCATCAAATGGGACTTAAAGCTAATGAAATTATAAAAGTGCTCTTTAACCTTGGTGTGATGGCAACAATTAATATGTCATTAGATATTGACACAGCTACTCTTGTTGCTGCTGAATTTGGATATGAAGTAGAGAAAATTGGATTTACAGAAGAAGATTACTTAGTAGCAACAGCACCTGAACAATCAGAATCTCTAAAACGTCGACCTCCTGTTGTCACCATTATGGGGCATGTTGATCATGGAAAAACATCACTTCTTGATGCTATTCGAAAAACCAATGTCACTGGAGGTGAAGCTGGAGGTATTACACAACATATTGGCGCATATCATGTAACAACTAAAAGTGGTGAAATTGTTTTTCTTGATACACCTGGACATGAAGCATTCACTACAATGCGTGCTCGTGGTGCTCAAGTCACTGACATTGTTGTGCTTGTTGTTGCTGCTGATGATGGTGTCATGGAACAAACCCGTGAAGCAGTCAATCATGCACGGGCTGCAAATGTTCCTATTATGGTTGCTGTAAATAAAATGGATAAACCTGAAGCAAATCCAGATCGCGTCTTACGTGAACTTTCTGACATCGGCCTTGTTCCTGAAGACTGGGGAGGTGACACAATTGTTACTAAAGTTTCTGCAAAATCACTTGATGGTATTGACGAACTTTTAGAACTTCTTGCTCTTCAAACAGATATCCTAGAACTTAAAGCTAATCCTGACAAACCAGCAAGAGGCCACATTGTTGAAGCAAAGCTTGATAAAGGTCGTGGTCCAATAGCTACAGTCCTTATCCAAGAAGGAACGCTGCATCAAGGTGATACTTTTGTTTGTGGTGTCTTTAGTGGCCGAGTGCGAGCTATGTTTAATGATCAAGGGAAAAAAGTAAAAGACGCAGGACCATCTATGCCTATAGAAGTCCAAGGATTTGAAGGAGTACCTGAAGCAGGAGAAGCTTTTATTTGTTTACCTG
The sequence above is drawn from the Lawsonia intracellularis PHE/MN1-00 genome and encodes:
- a CDS encoding DUF448 domain-containing protein; protein product: MDKKHIPIRMCTICKTRTAKHLLKRYILFQEENIFHTDEKQCMFGRGWYVCSKKNCWEKFRRFRVNGRKRKGD
- the infB gene encoding translation initiation factor IF-2 — protein: MINDKIKVKDLAIELGVSTKDLLRVLRELEISAKSTISNISIEDLPKIRAQFNTPNTNKEEERRQIQPGVILRRKRQQPSTNQTDIKLNPVDTNVSESTIQTENLILENKNTLSPHIEETTEKIPATTNEILYNSQIAKIVQYPTPSVPNKTLTTTPHQTKKNHSEKDVLESHDSSNKNIKQSSSQNTEKTNRKPAASAIPEGSSAPSLLPPVSEQIRRLHDEETENSSSEEKNVDIQQKEIPSTQVRVISKPNITQSHSWDANNTRSSSGQRTETEKQSNTAPHTDSREHTGHNKRPVSYQGQNRNNFIATPDTIPNVEHDGQNKKKRHTSRRSTEFNHKFQYNNEDDDISRQNRGRKRHKQKTTSQVTTQPIKLTKRKIRVEEAIRVADMAHQMGLKANEIIKVLFNLGVMATINMSLDIDTATLVAAEFGYEVEKIGFTEEDYLVATAPEQSESLKRRPPVVTIMGHVDHGKTSLLDAIRKTNVTGGEAGGITQHIGAYHVTTKSGEIVFLDTPGHEAFTTMRARGAQVTDIVVLVVAADDGVMEQTREAVNHARAANVPIMVAVNKMDKPEANPDRVLRELSDIGLVPEDWGGDTIVTKVSAKSLDGIDELLELLALQTDILELKANPDKPARGHIVEAKLDKGRGPIATVLIQEGTLHQGDTFVCGVFSGRVRAMFNDQGKKVKDAGPSMPIEVQGFEGVPEAGEAFICLPDEKLARRIAESRAIKQREKELAKESRVTLETFLSKTSNEKEAQVLNLVVKSDVQGSLEAILEALRKLSTAKVRINIIHGGSGAITESDILLASASDAIVIGFNVRPTAKVKEVAEQENVDIRFYDIIYKLVEEIKSAMAGLLAPISREVYLGQADVREIFNVPKIGTIAGSHVSDGKVLRNAGVRLLREGVVVYTGGIASLRRFKEDVREVQKGYECGISLENFNDIKLGDVIESFETVEEAASL